The Legionella jordanis genomic sequence GATAAAATCATTGCTTTTCGATAGGAAGCGCAATGTGTTAAGTGTTTATTCTTGCAAAATTCATAAACATTACCCATGACTTCAGTAATCCAACCATTCCCACTTGCTTTACGTGTATCCCGATAGCGCCCAAAAAGATAAACGTCATGACGGTCAGTAATTTGCATCGATAGGATCACCGCGGCCAATTGTTTGATGAGCTCAATGTACTGAGGTTGCTCATTAATTTGGGCATAATCAATCATAGACATTAGCAGCCAACTCGTGGAAATGCTGTTTTTCGGCCGATAATCATCCCCAACGAATAAATGCTGTTTTTTAGCCTCTATGCTAAATCGCTGGGCGATTTTGCTGGCTCCTTGATAATAACGCGCTTCTTTTGTTGCTGCATAAAGGCGGGAGAGGGCGGATAATACTTGACCAGAATACAAATAGGATTGGTTTTGATTGTATTGCCAGACATTGGCTTTGCAGGTTGCAACGGCTGTAACTTGCCCATCTTCCTTAATCATGGACAACAACCAATCCCCAGCTTTTTCCGCAGCCAATAAATATTGCTCATCATGATAAAAACGATGCAATTCAAGTAGAGTGAATATGGTTTTTGAGGCTGTGCCTACGACCGCTCGACAGCTTTTTTTCTTGGATTTCAAATTGTAGGAATAATAAAATCCTCCCGCATTTGGCCCTGTATCGATTTGCATAAACAATAAAAATTGTGCAATGGGTCTGAACTGTTGTTCAAGTTGCTCATCATGGTTGAATTCATAGAGCTTAAGAAGAGTATAAAGGCTTGATGCGGAGTAAATGGTGCGTAGTACTGGATCGGTTTTATCCAATTCTGCGTCATAATGCTTTGCAAAACCATGAAGGGTAGGATGCATCATTCGGAGCAAATATTGTTGGCTATTTTGAATTTGCTTGAGCAGCAATTGATTATCCAAAGAGCGAATCGCAACTCGACTTCCACTGAGCTCCAAACCCTTGCCGGCGTATTCAATAAAAGAATAATATTGTTTAGGGTAGTAGCTGAAGTCGACTTCAAAGCGGAAATTCGCCAAATCTGTCGCTGTGATGGGTTTCAAGTTGCTATGACTTAGGGCCTCTTCGGTTGCTTTACGAATGACTTCTTGCAAGCGATCGTCTTGCGAGCTTCCTTGACCAATTGGTTGTCCCCGATTAAAAATTGTAACTTGCACGCTCCAGCGTGAACCCTGGTAGCGATCTTCCCATTCATTAAAGGGATTAGAGATTAGCTTCGTTTTTAAAATGCTATGATTGGCGACTGCTCTCACATAAGAAACGATTGCATCACGAAATCGTTGGTTATCATGAGTTGAATCTGGGCCTTGTGCCTGGAAAGCGGTGCTAGCTTGCAAAAAAGTTGAGAAGATAAAAAGAAATAGGGCAAATGTTTTTATTCTTTGATGCATTATGTTCCAAGTTTTATGCAAGTGGTACCATTGAGGTCGCTGTAGTAGCTCGAAAGTATAGGGGATAATCGCCTTTTTTTATAGATTAGCATTATTATTTTTAAACTCATTTGCAGTTCCACCAGCATGTGAGAAATTCAAAGAATGATTGCAAAAAGA encodes the following:
- a CDS encoding glycoside hydrolase family 76 protein, coding for MHQRIKTFALFLFIFSTFLQASTAFQAQGPDSTHDNQRFRDAIVSYVRAVANHSILKTKLISNPFNEWEDRYQGSRWSVQVTIFNRGQPIGQGSSQDDRLQEVIRKATEEALSHSNLKPITATDLANFRFEVDFSYYPKQYYSFIEYAGKGLELSGSRVAIRSLDNQLLLKQIQNSQQYLLRMMHPTLHGFAKHYDAELDKTDPVLRTIYSASSLYTLLKLYEFNHDEQLEQQFRPIAQFLLFMQIDTGPNAGGFYYSYNLKSKKKSCRAVVGTASKTIFTLLELHRFYHDEQYLLAAEKAGDWLLSMIKEDGQVTAVATCKANVWQYNQNQSYLYSGQVLSALSRLYAATKEARYYQGASKIAQRFSIEAKKQHLFVGDDYRPKNSISTSWLLMSMIDYAQINEQPQYIELIKQLAAVILSMQITDRHDVYLFGRYRDTRKASGNGWITEVMGNVYEFCKNKHLTHCASYRKAMILSARWLIQNSYSPANSYDIRNPSHAIGGFISFFPNKLIRTDAVCHGINGLLTLVKAIGSPHQPFLNVPERPLADILPSLRAGSGLPS